GGCGCGGCGCGCGCCGTCGTGTCGCAAGTTGATCCGTACGAACGTCCGCCGGCCGACGAACTAACAGCCCCTGCGGGTCAGTCGCCGGAGTCGCCGCCGGAGTCGATGAGACCGGCGCGCATCGCCGCCGCGACGGCGGCCGCGCGCGTGTTGACCTCCAACTTCTCGAAGACAACTGAGGCGTATGCCTTGACAGTGCGTTCGCTGACGAACAACCGCGCGCCGATCTCCTTGTTGGACAACCCCCGGGCCATCAGTCGAAGTACCTGGATCTGCCGCTGCGTCAGGGAAGAACCCGCGAACACGACTTGTTCCGACACTTGTGTCGAATCCTCCGGGAACTGGCTCGGATCTTCAAACAAAAGACGGCTGTCTCCGATCGTGATGCGGTCTCCATGGCGCATCTGTCGGACCGAGTGCAGCCGCTCGTCGTTCAAATACGTCCCGTTGTGACTCCCAAGATCCTCAATGAGCATCACGTCACCGCGACGCATCACGATTGCGTGCGCGCGCGACACCAAGGGATCATGAAGGACGATATCGCTGGAAGACCCCCGACCAACGATGAACTCGTCGGAATCAAGCGTCACTCGCCGCCCGGCGAGCGGTCCGCGCAGAAAGATCAAGATGGGCGCGACCATGGCAGGAAGAAGACTATCTCACAAGCGCAAGAAACCCTGTCGGGGAGGATCTAACGCTTTTCAGGTTCCGAGATGCCCAGCGCCCGAAGAGTCACCTCGACAAAGGCGTTCCACCTGTCCGGCGACAACGGA
This window of the Actinomycetota bacterium genome carries:
- a CDS encoding FHA domain-containing protein; amino-acid sequence: MVAPILIFLRGPLAGRRVTLDSDEFIVGRGSSSDIVLHDPLVSRAHAIVMRRGDVMLIEDLGSHNGTYLNDERLHSVRQMRHGDRITIGDSRLLFEDPSQFPEDSTQVSEQVVFAGSSLTQRQIQVLRLMARGLSNKEIGARLFVSERTVKAYASVVFEKLEVNTRAAAVAAAMRAGLIDSGGDSGD